Genomic segment of Trichoderma breve strain T069 chromosome 7 map unlocalized scaffold00007, whole genome shotgun sequence:
CACTAGCCTGTCTCATCCGAACTTCAGCGTCGCTCAAGAGGCCGCGCAGAGGAGAGCCCGCGCCGAGCTGGCCTTCTGATAGGAGGTACAATCGGCGCTTGTCCTTTTGCCTTCGCGCGGCGAGAGAGTTCTCTGCCAAGTTGGCGGCCTCATTCTTGCCCACGGCTTGGGCCACTTGCAAGACTCGGCCATCGAGCGTGTATTTACCAGTAGGATCGGCGTtttcatcttgaagaatAGAGTGCTTGACACCTCCCGCGGTCGGTTGTGTGCGGCGAGGAGCACCGATTAAGCAAGTCTTTGCGTCGGCAGCATCAACGAAGCAAACAAAGCCTGTGCCGGCCGGCCTTTCGGTGGCCTTATCCATGACAACTCTGGCATATCGAACACTGCCGAAGTGGCCAAAGAAAGATTTCAGCTGCTCATCTGTAGCCGTAAACGGCAGATTTCGGACAAAAACGGTGGCGGAATTGTCCGTCATCAGCTCACGCTTTGGCTTCTCggcttccttttcctcctcatcctcctcctcgtccaacagcttcatgtcttcgtcatcttcatcctcatcctcgtcatcttgctcttcgtcttcgtcctcttcgtcttccatgTTTCCCATGTAGTTTTTCATAAAGTTTGCAAGATCTGATTGTAATTGGTCATCACGGTTCTTGACTTCGCCATCAGCACCAACTCCCTTATCCTTGGCAGTTGGTttatcatcttcatcttcggcctccttggcctccttaTTGTCGCCGTCTGTAGTTTGTTGCTTGTCCCAGGTCTGCTTATCAACAGCCCAGTCGACGGCCAAGGTTCGACCGTCAATGACTTTGCCgttgacagcttcaagagcCTTTTCTGCGTTCGGGCGTCCCCTGAGTGTGACGAAACCGAAACCCTTCAATTTTCCCTTGTTTTGTGGCAGATCGGCAAATTTGACTTTGCCATAGCTGATGAATAGCTTTGAAAGCTGTTCAGATGTCTTGATGCTCCAAGGCAGATTTCGAATAATCAACTTGGTGGGTGGTGGCTGGTACGCTTCTCTACCTTTGCCCTGCTTCTTGCCTGCATCTTCTGAATCCGGatcgtcttttctttgtctaGGTTCCGCGACTTCGATTCGAATGCGTCGGCCATCCCACTCTTTCTTGTCCAATGCCTCcttggcgtctttggcgtcgtcggcatcggcaAACGAAACAAAGCCAAACCCTCTTGACTCCTTCGTTTTCTGATCAATAACTACAGTAGCATGCTTGACAGGAAAATATTGCGAGAAGAAGTCTGCAAGGCTCTCGTTCGTAACGTTGGGGGGCAATGACCGGACAAAGATGGATCGTCGATCGTCAgtctttgctttcttggGAGTTCGCGAAATTCCACCGTCTGGGTCCTGAGTTTTTGTGGCAGCAGAGGTTTCACCGTCTGACCTTCTGCGCTTGCGATCATTCGTAGGGGGCGCCATGGTGTTTGTTGCTGCGAAAACAATTGCAACAATACTTTGGCCGTGATGAAAACAAAGTCTGGGACAAAGTATCTCtgctaagaaaaaaaaaatctggAGCTTCAGCTATCAGCATTGTTATCTTATCGATTGACTTGTTTCGACGTTGGCGCTAGCCCAGATGTGGATGGCGGGGTACCAACACCACGTTATGCCAAAACGGGAGAATTGTTGATCGCTGTACCTGGAAGACGCGCTGGCTAAACAACACACGATCCAACATACAACTTTTGCAGATTCACGGCATCTTGCGGCTCACGCAGGAtctcaacaacaaaaaatgCCGACAAGATCAGGCGCGCGTCTAGGGAGACCGGCCAGGGCCAAAAAGACCGAGGCCCCTGTAGAAATTACCGAAACACCAGCCAGTGCGCTTCGAAATCAAGTTTGCGCCATCTTTCGCGATGCGCAAAGAACCACGGCCACGCATCGAAAGCTGGCGGTCAACCTTCGAAAGATCCAGGAATCATGCTGCTACGAGCCCGTCAGTACGAAGAACCCATCGGAGGATCAATTCGACGAGAAGGCGTTCAACCACGAGTTCATTCGATGCGTGCTGCGCATcatgccgatgaagaaggcggagAGTGTTGGCGAGAAGTTGATCCGATTCATTGGGCTTTTCCTGCGGCATGCTTCGGATAAGGATAACGAACTTTTGGATGAGGCCGATGTCGACACGAGCTTGATGCCCGAAACCCCAAGCACACGGCTTTCTTCAGAGGTCCTCCGAACTGCGCAGTCCTTGATGCAGGCCAAGGACAAGTACGTGCGGTTTAGATCAACACAGCTTGTCTCTCACATCATCAACTctcttgaagccatcgacGACGATTTGTTCCAAAATCTCCGCAACAACCTGTTGAAACGAATTCGAGACAAGGAGGCCATGGTCCGCGTTCAGGCGGTGCTGGGCCTTGGTCGACTGGCGGGAAACCAACCCGAAGACGACGGCAAATCAGACGACAGCGACAACCCGTCTACCGGCCTCTTGGATAAACTCCTAGACGTCTTACAAAACGATTCAAGCGCCGACGTCCGACGATCACTTCTTGTGAACCTCCCGATCCTACCCGCCACGCTCCCATACCTGCTCGAGCGTGCAAGAGATCAGGACGCCGCCACTCGAAGGGCAGTCTACTCTCGTCTTCTGCCAGCTCTGGGAGACTTCCGTCATTTGTCGCTATCAATGAGAGAAAAACTCCTCCGATGGGGTCTTCGTGATCGAGATGACAACGTACGGAAGGCGGCAGGAAGACTTTTCCGGGAGCGCTGGATTGCAGACTGTGCTGGCGTACCGCCAACAGAGGAGGCTCCACCAAACTTTGAAGGTTTGTTGGAACTTTTGGAGCGAATCGACGTCATCAACTCGGGAGTTGAGAATGGAGTGGCCCTTGAAGCAATGAACGGCTTTTGGGAAGGTCGTCCAGATTATCGCGAGGCTGTGGTCTTGGACGACAGGTTCTGGGAGACTCTGTCTGCCGAGTCTGTCTTTATGGCCAGAAGTTTCAATGATTTCTGCCGTAGCGAAGGCAATGGTCGATACGAGGCCCTGGTAGAGGAGAAGCTCCCAGAAGTCACCAAGCTGGCTTTCTTCCTGGAGCGCTATTTGAAGGTCCTGGTGGATGCCATCAAAAGAGTGGCAAACcttgaggaggaagacgatgaagaggatacCGTTGAGCAGGAATTCATCATCGAACAGATGCTCCACATAGCATTGACTCTTGATTACTCTGACGAGGTCGGCCGAAGGAAAATGTTTACACTGCTTCGCCAGTCCCTAGCCATCCCAGAACTCCCAGATGAGGTAACAAAACTTACCATGGAAGCTCTTCGGTACATTTGCGCTCCggatgctgctggagagcGAGAGTTCTGCAGTATTGTCCTCGAAGCCGTTGCCGATGTGCACGATACAATTGTGGATGAGGATGTCCctggagaagacgatgacagCTTCGTCTCTGCCAAATCAGACCTTAGGAGCCGGGAAAACACTCCCGCCCCTGATTCCAAAAAGGAAACTGAGCTGACTGAGGAGGAAGCTCAAGAAAAGGCAGTGAGGGAGATTATCATCAACTTGAAATGTCTTCACATTGTTCAATGCATGCTTACACACGTCACTGGAAACCTTAAGGACAATACAGACTTGGTGTCCATGTTGAATAACCTGGTAGTTCCAGCCGTACGAAGCCACGAGGCACCCGTTCGCGAAAGAGGACTTCTCTGCCTGGGACTGTGTGCCCTTCTGGACCGCTCGTTGGCCGAAGAAAACCTGGGGCTCTTTATCCACTTCTTCACCAAGGGACACACAGCCTTGCAGATCACTGCCCTACATATCTTGACGGACATCTTGAACGTCCATGGATCTCAGCTGCTTGACTCGACTCCAGCTGTGATCAAGGTATACGTCAAGGCAGTCAAAGGCGGTGGCAGGTCCTCCGAGGTGCAAGCCGCAGCTACTATAGCAGCATCCAAACTGCTCCTGGGCCGCGTCATTTCCGACGAAGAGGTTTGCGAAGAGCTGCTCAAGTCCCTAGTGATTGCCTACTTTGATCCCGCGTCCTCTACCAACCAGACAGTTCGACAAGCCCTCAACTACTTCTTGCCAGtattctgcttctctcgttTAGAGAATCAGAATCTCATGAGAAAGGTTTCCCTGGTGGCGTTGCATTCTTTGCTCAACCTGCGTGAGGGTctggaggatgacgatgtcgatGTTGAGGAGGACATGGTTAGCATGACGACTATTGGTGCTTGTTTGGCGGACTGGACCGACCCGCGGAAATGCTACAGCCCAGAAATTCTTCTTGacggggagaagaagggtgTCAATGGTGATGTGCATCTTGACTTTGCCTGTGATATTCTAGAAAGGCTTCGTGCAAGCATTAGCAGTAAGTTTGACTCTCTACACATCGATATTCAAAGAACCTTGGCTAACAAACTTGATAGAAGCCgaaaagaagctggttgCTGGCCTTCTTGGAAAACTCTACGTATCACCCAACTCTACTGAAGAGAAGCTCCGAGAAACCTACGAGACTATTtctgaagctgttgaagagGGCCTCGTCACTGATACCACCGGCCGCAACGCGCTGTACAAGATCCACGTCAGCCTTGGCAAGATTGTCAATAGTTTGGATGAACAGCGCCCAGCGCATAGTCGTACCAGCCGCAGCGTATCAGTCGCCGTAGATCGACAATCGCGCGAAAAGTCCGTCGCGTCGAATGTGGAGGAGGACAACGATaacgacaatgacaatgacaatgacaatgacaatgacaatgacaacgacaacgacaatgtcaatggcaacaaAAGGATTAAGATCGAGGATGACAGCGATGGGAATAGCGACGAGGGCACTGTCGTGCCGGAGAATTCGAGCAGGGATGAGCTTGTGGAGGATTTGTTGTCTGATGAAGATaccaagatggaggatgtGTAAGGCAGCATCGCGGATGTTTAATGTGTCATGAAATATAGGTATATAAGCAAATTGGTTTAGATGGGTGTGACTCTGGGGATACGATACAATTAGGGGGAATTGGCTACGTAGCTTTATGACTTGAAATAATGCaattgtcttctttttctatatTAAAATATGTAACTGTCTGCAATATGAAGCCTTATTCTGGAAATCAAGTATCGAGAGTCTCATACATAACGTAGGTATCTTCTATACCCAACTCAAGTGCCCACCCAGAACAAAAAGCTCCCAAAGCCAACATTAATCAACAAATGCTGCCCCAGGCTCCACGCCATACAATACAAATACTTTGGCGAAAACACCGTCCAGATGAACAAATGTGTTCTCAGCGCCGTACACGCCGCAATCACAAACGCCACACTCATCGACACGAAAATCGTCAACAAAATGACATGATTCTTAAACGCATCCGTCTTCCCTTCTCTATATTTCTGCAGAAGCAACATATTCGTCGCCGAAGTCCAGAAGATAGGCCCCGCCCAGTTACTGATGAGAGTTAGTGCGCCGACGGCGAAGACGTTGAAGCCGCTGATGCCGTTGTATGCGCTGGAGAGGTCGACGGAGGAGATTGCGTTGGAGCCGccaaaggcgaagaaggttGTGTACTGGAGGACGATGGAGGTTGCGGTGATTTCGGCGATGGAGAGGGTTGTTGATTGGAGGGTTTGgaggatgatgctggagaggaggaagagggggatGTTTGTGGCGCGGGATTGGGTCATTGCGAGGAGGGTGCATAGATGGTGGACTAGTTCGACTGATTTGGTTGATATGTTAGTTGAGAGTGTTTATAGTATGTGGCAAGGGGGTTGGTGGGAGGTTTGAAGACTTACCGGAGGATTGGGAGGCTCGAGGGCCGCCGGTTTTTGCTCGATATATGGCGAAACCGTATAAGACTGCGAGTAGGCCAAATATGATCCTCGCTctgaagatgagagatggaCCTTGAAAGATGTCGAGGAGGTCGTGAGCAAATCCCACAACCAACTCAGGTGCATCCTCCGCAGTGAAAGCGAGTTTGAAAGTGAACGTTGCCAAGAATACAGCCGGCATCAGAGATGTAGCCAGGATATATGGCAGACCAGATAAGCTCTGCAGAGTCTGGAAAGTCACGACGACATACACCAAAGTGATGAGCGCCCAAAGAATTTCAGGGTTGGGAATGAGGAATGTTTTGACAGTGTCTGGTTCACCGGCGAATTTCTGGCCCGTCTGGTTCCAGCTGCGGATGAGCCTTAGGGCAGCCAAGGCTACTACGTGGTTCGATATCGAAGAGAAACGTGAAGATCTAAGAATAGTCAGTATAATCACGCATAACGGAAGTAATGGTATAGTCAGCGTACCTTTGAACCTCCTTAACACCGAGGTAAGCCAACCATATAGTTGACGTCCAGTACCAGAAATGAtgctcctcttccacatAGCTACTGGCAAACATCATGGGTCCATACGACGCTGCAAGCATGAACAACGGCAACAAAAATCCCGCCTGACAGAACCCTTGCAGACCCAAGCTTGCAACACTGGCAATCACGGCAGCAACCGACAGTCCCTGGCCGAGAGACAATCTCGACATGTCGTAGTTGGACGCCATACTGCTCATCAGATCTTGAGCTTTGCGAATCCAAGCAGACGTAGCCGAGAGCCACGCCTGGTCCACCTCTTTGGCACCAGCCTGTGAAGTGGCCTGTGAATTGATCTTGCGCCACTCGCAGGCCAGTTCATCAACATCCGAAGATGTGGAAACGCACGGGTCGACAGAAGCCCGGAGATCAAAGAGCTCGCTTCCAAACGCCGCCGTGACAATGTTGAGGATCTGTCTCGCGTTGCGAATAAGAATCTGCACCTTATCGCTCGAACTCGgccaaaagggcaaaaactCCGGGATGAACGCCCCAAGGTTATTCTTCGAGATGGGAAATCCCATGAGCGCGGCAAGAGTCGGCGAGATGTCGGATTGCTCAACCATGGAATAGTAGTCGTACTCGTTCTTGGGTTGCGCAGGGGCCGGATATCCGGACGATATTTCCTTGAGCTTCGGCGACAGAAAGACTAAAGCGGGCGATGTTTCTCCAGGGGATGATGCTCCGTGGTTGCCTGCGTCATTCATACCGTGATCGCCGCAGAGAACGAGCAGCGTCGACTGCAGGTGGCTCTTGGTCTCAAGGGCATTGAACAGCTGGTGGACAATGCCATCCATCTCGTGCTGCTTACCAGGCATGTGCGTGCTTCGGGGTCCCGACTTGTGGCCAATATGATCCAGGCCAAGATAGTGTAGAACCATCAAACTCCAGTCATCCTTCTCAAGTTCATCGTTGATGTGTCTCGTCACATTATTGTCCACCTCTGTAAAGTCCTTGAGATACATGTAAGCTAAGGGGGTCACCAATCAGAACGTAACGAGTGAAACCTTACTGCGACGAAAAAGCTAGAGGTTCCGTCGTGGCGGTCAAACGTCTCAGGAAACAGTTTGAGCCACGTATCGTCACCGTACATGAGGAGCTTGCCAGTGTCTTTGGCTTTGAGCTGAGATAGCCATGTGTCTTGGGCAGCCAATGTTGAAGAAGTGTCAGCCTCATCAAAATTGAGAATCAGGTCGACGAAAGAAGGAATCGATCCAgtggtgatggccttgattcGAGGCATTGTCACCGTCGGTGATCGAGCATTTGCTGTAAAGGGGATGGCACTGCCATCTCGAATGAGGCTATTGGAATTATGAGAGACTGAGGCCAACAGTTGTGAGTGTACAGAACTAACCGCTGAGTATATTCAAATCCAGACTCCTCAGAGAATACAAAATCGCTAGCATCGCATCTCAGTATAAGTGACAACGCGTCCAGGCGGGTGAGTTTCAACTATACCTCCGCAACGCATCAACCACCATGAATACGAGTCTATCAAAGGGAGCCTTGGGCGGAGGTCCATATTCGAGAGGCTCAAATTCCGCCAGACCAGGAAGAAAAGGCTTATACGGGAAGAATCCAGTGGCAAAAACCAGGATAGACAGCGGTATTAGAAGGTTGGCCGCAGCGAGCAGCAGTGAGCCTGCAAACGACCCATTTCTTGAGGCCACCATGTTGTTATTAAAGGAAAGTCAATCAAAGACAGAAAGAGGCTAGAGAGGCGCCTTGACTTGGGTCAGTGTTCCATTAAGATTATGCACAGTGAAAGCCATATGGAGAGGCGCGTATAAAAGAGAAATTGAGTCTCCCTTTCACCAAGTTGTTGGAGGAAGCTCCAAAACGAAGCCAGTGGGAGTGGAAGAATGATTGGCCAAGGGAGAATCTACAGTGAGAGGATGCTGCGCCACAGGTACAAGGGCGCCATCAAATccgaactttttttttttttttttggagatTGTCATGGGTATCGTCAATTGAGACTGCAGAGCTGATATGTAGGACAATATGTATAAtgagtactccgtataaaCGATTAAGAAAACagaagccaaaaaagaaatgaaacCAGAATTAACAATCAATC
This window contains:
- a CDS encoding type I phosphodiesterase / nucleotide pyrophosphatase domain-containing protein, translated to MVASRNGSFAGSLLLAAANLLIPLSILVFATGFFPYKPFLPGLAEFEPLEYGPPPKAPFDRLVFMVVDALRSDFVFSEESGFEYTQRLIRDGSAIPFTANARSPTVTMPRIKAITTGSIPSFVDLILNFDEADTSSTLAAQDTWLSQLKAKDTGKLLMYGDDTWLKLFPETFDRHDGTSSFFVADFTEVDNNVTRHINDELEKDDWSLMVLHYLGLDHIGHKSGPRSTHMPGKQHEMDGIVHQLFNALETKSHLQSTLLVLCGDHGMNDAGNHGASSPGETSPALVFLSPKLKEISSGYPAPAQPKNEYDYYSMVEQSDISPTLAALMGFPISKNNLGAFIPEFLPFWPSSSDKVQILIRNARQILNIVTAAFGSELFDLRASVDPCVSTSSDVDELACEWRKINSQATSQAGAKEVDQAWLSATSAWIRKAQDLMSSMASNYDMSRLSLGQGLSVAAVIASVASLASYGPMMFASSYVEEEHHFWYWTSTIWLAYLGVKEVQRSSRFSSISNHVVALAALRLIRSWNQTGQKFAGEPDTVKTFLIPNPEILWALITLVYVVVTFQTLQSLSGLPYILATSLMPAVFLATFTFKLAFTAEDAPELVVGFAHDLLDIFQGPSLIFRARIIFGLLAVLYGFAIYRAKTGGPRASQSSVELVHHLCTLLAMTQSRATNIPLFLLSSIILQTLQSTTLSIAEITATSIVLQYTTFFAFGGSNAISSVDLSSAYNGISGFNVFAVGALTLISNWAGPIFWTSATNMLLLQKYREGKTDAFKNHVILLTIFVSMSVAFVIAACTALRTHLFIWTVFSPKYLYCMAWSLGQHLLINVGFGSFLFWVGT
- a CDS encoding RNA recognition motif domain-containing protein, with translation MAPPTNDRKRRRSDGETSAATKTQDPDGGISRTPKKAKTDDRRSIFVRSLPPNVTNESLADFFSQYFPVKHATVVIDQKTKESRGFGFVSFADADDAKDAKEALDKKEWDGRRIRIEVAEPRQRKDDPDSEDAGKKQGKGREAYQPPPTKLIIRNLPWSIKTSEQLSKLFISYGKVKFADLPQNKGKLKGFGFVTLRGRPNAEKALEAVNGKVIDGRTLAVDWAVDKQTWDKQQTTDGDNKEAKEAEDEDDKPTAKDKGVGADGEVKNRDDQLQSDLANFMKNYMGNMEDEEDEDEEQDDEDEDEDDEDMKLLDEEEDEEEKEAEKPKRELMTDNSATVFVRNLPFTATDEQLKSFFGHFGSVRYARVVMDKATERPAGTGFVCFVDAADAKTCLIGAPRRTQPTAGGVKHSILQDENADPTGKYTLDGRVLQVAQAVGKNEAANLAENSLAARRQKDKRRLYLLSEGQLGAGSPLRGLLSDAEVRMRQASAAQRKKLVEKNPMLHISMTRLALRNIPNDIGAKDLKELARKAVVGFAKDVKEGRRQPLSKEENARDGKDAKDKEKDRKLKRKGIVKQAKIVFEDNKGSKVSEASGAGKSRGYGFIEYTSHRWALMGLRYLNGLELDGNNGRKQRLIVEFAIENAQVVKRRQDAENASRAPKTKDNDAADASEDEKEEEEEEAPASKKKQKGKKNKGNMNKGPKVKKPAKEDDGEKEQEKKPVDGKEAIQQKLIARKRLMRKKKAGSRGKA
- a CDS encoding nuclear condensing complex subunit; amino-acid sequence: MPTRSGARLGRPARAKKTEAPVEITETPASALRNQVCAIFRDAQRTTATHRKLAVNLRKIQESCCYEPVSTKNPSEDQFDEKAFNHEFIRCVLRIMPMKKAESVGEKLIRFIGLFLRHASDKDNELLDEADVDTSLMPETPSTRLSSEVLRTAQSLMQAKDKYVRFRSTQLVSHIINSLEAIDDDLFQNLRNNLLKRIRDKEAMVRVQAVLGLGRLAGNQPEDDGKSDDSDNPSTGLLDKLLDVLQNDSSADVRRSLLVNLPILPATLPYLLERARDQDAATRRAVYSRLLPALGDFRHLSLSMREKLLRWGLRDRDDNVRKAAGRLFRERWIADCLLELLERIDVINSGVENGVALEAMNGFWEGRPDYREAVVLDDRFWETLSAESVFMARSFNDFCRSEGNGRYEALVEEKLPEVTKLAFFLERYLKVLVDAIKRVANLEEEDDEEDTVEQEFIIEQMLHIALTLDYSDEVGRRKMFTLLRQSLAIPELPDEVTKLTMEALRYICAPDAAGEREFCSIVLEAVADVHDTIVDEDVPGEDDDSFVSAKSDLRSRENTPAPDSKKETELTEEEAQEKAVREIIINLKCLHIVQCMLTHVTGNLKDNTDLVSMLNNLVVPAVRSHEAPVRERGLLCLGLCALLDRSLAEENLGLFIHFFTKGHTALQITALHILTDILNVHGSQLLDSTPAVIKVYVKAVKGGGRSSEVQAAATIAASKLLLGRVISDEEVCEELLKSLVIAYFDPASSTNQTVRQALNYFLPVFCFSRLENQNLMRKVSLVALHSLLNLREGLEDDDVDVEEDMVSMTTIGACLADWTDPRKCYSPEILLDGEKKGVNGDVHLDFACDILERLRASISKAEKKLVAGLLGKLYVSPNSTEEKLRETYETISEAVEEGLVTDTTGRNALYKIHVSLGKIVNSLDEQRPAHSRTSRSVSVAVDRQSREKSVASNVEEDNDNDNDNDNDNDNDNDNDNDNVNGNKRIKIEDDSDGNSDEGTVVPENSSRDELVEDLLSDEDTKMEDV